The following nucleotide sequence is from Aedes aegypti strain LVP_AGWG chromosome 3, AaegL5.0 Primary Assembly, whole genome shotgun sequence.
TGCTTAAAATGCTCAGCTTTATATGCTCACAAGCGTCCCCTAGTTGAAAAATTGCGAATCAAACTGTatactttccggatgtccttgacctgctgaacaattttgctgtaGATCGCTTCTCTGCAAATTAAAAGGCTCTCGAGATATGgcaatgtgaatttacctgttttgGGGTAATGTTACACTTTTTTGGGGGTGGTTCAATTTTcaactgagtgttgcaatacttttttttagTAAGTCCGTATTTATAACAAGTAGTGTATACCACATCAAATAACTGTTCTGAACTAAATGTATTTGACCGTAACTTAttgggaatttttcaaatttcttttcagacatGCAAGGGAACCTGCGTCCCATACTACCTGTGCAACGATAATCAGATCATCACAGACGGCACTGGCATCATCGATATTCGCGTGGGAGAGGACTCCACCGTTGAAAACGAATGTGCTAATTATCTAGATACTTGTTGCGAAAAGGAACAAGTTTTGGTGGAGCCACCTCCAACTTATACTCAGGCCCCGCCAGTGGGCAACAAATACTCGTGTGGTATGCGTAATGCCGACGGTCTTGGATTCAGAATTACCGGCAACAAGAATGGTGAATCGGAATATGGTGAATTTCCCTGGATGGTTGCTGTTTTGCGGGAAGATAAGGTCATGGACTCGACGTTGAACGTCTACGAATGCGGTGGTTCCCTGATTGCCCCCAATGTGATCCTCACTGCCGCCCATTGTGTTGCGAACAAACAGCAGGACACTTTGCTGGTACGCGCTGGTGAATGGGACACTCAAACTAGAAATGAACTGTATCCTCACCATGACCGTCGTGTGCGTGAAGTGATTATTCATGAGCGTTTCAACAAGGGTTCACTGTTCAACGACATTGCACTGTTGATCTTGGATGAACCATTCGAGTTTGCTGAAAACGTCCAGCCAGTTTGCCTGCCACCAAGGAACCATAACTTTGATCACAGCCGGTGTTTCGCCTCTGGATGgggtaaaaatgtttttggaaaggAAGGCAAATACCAGGTCATTCTGAAGAAGGTTGAATTGCCGGTGGTTCCTCACCAGTCTTGCCAATCGTCTATGCGTACCACTAGGCTGGGAATGCGATTTATTCTGGACAAGAGCTTCATGTGTGCTGGAGGAGAAGTAGGACAAGACACCTGCCGTGGAGACGGAGGATCGCCTCTCGTATGTCCAGTACCTGGAAGTCCAACCCATTACTACCAAGCTGGTATTGTGGCTTGGGGTATTGGCTGCGGTGAGAAGGGTATCCCTGGAGTTTACGCCAGTGTTGCAGTTTTCAGAGATTGGATAGATCAGCAACTATCGCAGCGCCACGTCGAAGCAAAACATTATACGTATGCTTAGAGATTTCGATAAATATGTTTTACACTACTGGTAGAGCAATAAACATAAAC
It contains:
- the LOC5575329 gene encoding tryptase-2, whose protein sequence is MMLRYSTVATLVVLLAGAAYAQDDLDSLFESVFNNPDNNNNNNPAAATPAPLPPVAPPQPPAQRPAPAPTQPQPQPTPEYTCKGTCVPYYLCNDNQIITDGTGIIDIRVGEDSTVENECANYLDTCCEKEQVLVEPPPTYTQAPPVGNKYSCGMRNADGLGFRITGNKNGESEYGEFPWMVAVLREDKVMDSTLNVYECGGSLIAPNVILTAAHCVANKQQDTLLVRAGEWDTQTRNELYPHHDRRVREVIIHERFNKGSLFNDIALLILDEPFEFAENVQPVCLPPRNHNFDHSRCFASGWGKNVFGKEGKYQVILKKVELPVVPHQSCQSSMRTTRLGMRFILDKSFMCAGGEVGQDTCRGDGGSPLVCPVPGSPTHYYQAGIVAWGIGCGEKGIPGVYASVAVFRDWIDQQLSQRHVEAKHYTYA